The following proteins are encoded in a genomic region of Leptospira fainei serovar Hurstbridge str. BUT 6:
- a CDS encoding metallophosphoesterase family protein: protein MKIIYLTDIHDGLRGLKEVLLGTECDLYLFSGDIIYKAFFNPERIIEFVTLQEEMYLITEDQKEEINPYDYATRTVRFPEKYPAAVIEKSHEYRRLFHQASKTMKEKYELIEIIIQKYAKAPVHLLPGNYDIDLQYTALYERDLHRKTFEMGGLKFAGYGGAPIITSGIPEKLAVKFHEYNRNGKSYSEPEDFFNEEKPDVVVIHNPAFGYLDKIPSFGHVGSQGIRRYLDDNSPSLVVSGHVHEDQGIIKKGKTIFLNPSNFGPVDSVFGFQPGGFFTELEIENDLVKNVKLNRLSDHSIRWLLDIDCTGDKLSLIRANPESEVSAEDFIR from the coding sequence ATGAAGATAATTTACCTCACGGACATTCATGACGGCCTCCGAGGCCTAAAAGAAGTCTTACTCGGAACCGAGTGTGATTTGTACCTTTTTTCCGGAGATATCATTTACAAGGCCTTCTTCAATCCGGAGCGCATTATAGAATTCGTGACTCTCCAAGAAGAGATGTATCTGATCACGGAGGATCAAAAAGAAGAAATCAATCCTTACGATTATGCGACTCGAACAGTTCGCTTCCCGGAAAAATATCCCGCAGCAGTCATAGAAAAATCGCACGAATATCGGAGACTCTTTCATCAGGCTTCAAAAACCATGAAGGAGAAGTACGAACTCATCGAGATAATCATACAAAAGTACGCAAAAGCCCCTGTTCATTTATTGCCCGGCAATTACGATATCGATCTTCAATATACTGCGCTGTACGAAAGGGATCTGCATAGAAAAACGTTCGAAATGGGCGGACTAAAATTCGCCGGGTATGGCGGCGCGCCGATCATCACTTCCGGAATTCCGGAAAAATTAGCCGTTAAATTTCACGAATATAATAGGAACGGAAAAAGTTACAGCGAACCGGAGGATTTCTTCAATGAAGAAAAACCTGACGTTGTCGTGATACATAACCCGGCGTTCGGATATTTGGATAAAATTCCGAGTTTTGGGCATGTAGGATCGCAAGGAATTCGTAGGTATTTGGACGACAATAGCCCTTCTTTGGTCGTTTCCGGTCACGTTCATGAGGATCAAGGAATCATAAAAAAAGGAAAAACGATTTTTTTAAATCCCTCCAATTTCGGCCCGGTTGATTCAGTTTTCGGTTTTCAACCCGGCGGATTCTTTACTGAACTAGAAATAGAAAACGATCTTGTAAAAAATGTAAAATTAAATAGACTATCGGATCACTCTATCCGCTGGCTTCTCGATATAGATTGCACTGGAGATAAGCTTTCGCTTATCCGGGCAAATCCGGAATCGGAAGTATCGGCGGAAGATTTTATCCGATAG
- the recG gene encoding ATP-dependent DNA helicase RecG, with translation MKNSASEKKIATVGLSSPVGILKGVGPKKQEVLETVGIKTLQDLLLWFPRKYLDRNLTENILLKQGESVTLILEIIDSYLAHGRKSRLVVSAKTKNNEPVSLVFFKGIQYFRRILQSGLLIAATGKLEYFRGFQLIHPDYEVLSYGGNAELSEEDLPESIHTGRIIPLYSTTEALREEHLDSRGLRRLVFQALETLEGKITEILPREVVAKRNLLQRAIAFKEIHFPTEEGNLLKARNRFKYEELYYFNLLIEYKKSQRAKIPRVFWPLPESPTAKSLISNLPFQLTKDQKESLAKIEEGTKADRPAAFLLQGDVGSGKTLVALLTALRYTDNNIQVCMVTPTEILARQHYQTVLNFLGNMPFLGIELLVGKEPKKTRAEKLYRIKKGESSFIIGTHSVFQDDVEFKDLGLVIIDEQHKFGVEQREKLRAKGKNPDVLAMTATPIPRTLCLTLYGDLELVTLRNRPAGRKPIKTHWFTNDRRGGVYNSIRKYVAQGRQCYIVYPLVEESEKSDLKSCIEGYETLRKEIFPDFSVGLLHGKLDASEKDRVMKSFQQNSIQILVSTTVIEVGVDVPNASVMVIEHADRFGISQLHQLRGRVGRGSHESFCILLSESQTTEEAKYRIQALLDSDDGFILSEADLKLRGPGELLGVRQSGLPDFRIADLREDREWIEASREDAEKFGSIGDLEKYEISNRFTEGALLFSN, from the coding sequence ATGAAGAACTCGGCCTCTGAAAAAAAAATCGCCACTGTCGGATTATCCAGTCCGGTAGGAATATTAAAGGGTGTAGGACCAAAGAAGCAAGAAGTCCTAGAAACCGTAGGAATAAAAACGCTCCAAGATCTTTTACTATGGTTTCCTCGCAAATATCTGGATCGCAATCTTACGGAAAATATTCTCCTGAAACAGGGAGAATCGGTAACCCTTATTTTAGAAATAATAGATTCCTACCTTGCTCACGGTAGAAAATCCAGACTTGTAGTTTCCGCTAAAACTAAAAATAACGAACCGGTCAGCCTCGTATTCTTTAAAGGAATTCAGTATTTTCGAAGAATATTGCAATCGGGTTTACTGATTGCAGCGACCGGTAAATTGGAATACTTCCGAGGTTTTCAGTTAATTCATCCGGATTACGAAGTTCTTTCTTATGGAGGTAACGCCGAATTAAGCGAGGAAGATCTTCCGGAATCGATTCATACGGGAAGAATCATACCGCTTTATTCGACGACAGAGGCGCTTCGAGAAGAGCATTTGGACTCCAGAGGATTGAGACGGTTGGTATTTCAGGCCTTGGAAACTTTGGAAGGAAAAATAACGGAAATCCTTCCGAGAGAAGTCGTAGCTAAAAGAAATCTTTTGCAACGGGCGATAGCGTTTAAAGAGATACATTTCCCGACAGAAGAGGGGAATTTGTTGAAAGCCAGGAATAGATTCAAGTACGAAGAATTATATTATTTTAATTTACTAATAGAATATAAAAAATCCCAACGCGCAAAAATTCCTCGCGTATTTTGGCCTTTGCCCGAATCACCGACGGCTAAGAGTCTGATTTCGAATCTGCCTTTTCAGCTTACTAAGGATCAGAAGGAAAGTCTGGCTAAAATCGAGGAAGGCACCAAAGCAGATAGACCCGCAGCCTTCCTTTTGCAGGGAGACGTAGGTTCCGGGAAGACTCTTGTCGCCTTGTTAACGGCTCTTCGTTACACGGATAATAATATCCAAGTGTGCATGGTCACACCGACGGAGATCCTAGCTCGGCAGCACTATCAAACCGTACTGAATTTTTTAGGGAATATGCCTTTTTTAGGAATCGAACTTTTGGTCGGCAAAGAACCCAAGAAGACTCGTGCGGAAAAATTATACCGAATCAAGAAGGGAGAATCGTCGTTTATTATAGGGACACATAGCGTATTTCAAGACGACGTTGAATTTAAGGATCTCGGTTTAGTAATAATCGATGAACAACACAAGTTCGGAGTGGAGCAAAGGGAGAAGCTTCGAGCTAAGGGAAAAAACCCGGACGTTCTCGCAATGACGGCCACTCCGATTCCTAGAACGCTCTGTCTAACTTTATACGGCGATTTGGAACTCGTAACTCTACGCAATAGACCCGCGGGCAGAAAACCGATCAAAACCCATTGGTTTACGAACGACAGAAGAGGCGGCGTATACAACTCCATCCGCAAATACGTCGCTCAAGGTCGCCAATGTTATATCGTTTATCCATTGGTAGAAGAGTCCGAGAAATCGGATCTCAAGTCCTGCATCGAAGGCTATGAAACTCTCAGAAAAGAAATCTTTCCGGATTTCTCCGTCGGCCTATTGCACGGTAAATTGGATGCCTCAGAGAAAGACAGGGTGATGAAATCCTTTCAGCAAAATTCCATACAGATTTTAGTCAGTACCACCGTAATCGAAGTGGGGGTCGATGTACCCAACGCATCCGTGATGGTTATCGAACATGCGGACCGATTCGGAATCTCTCAACTTCACCAGCTTCGCGGGCGAGTCGGCCGGGGAAGTCACGAAAGCTTCTGCATACTTTTATCGGAATCGCAAACGACCGAGGAAGCAAAGTATCGAATTCAGGCCCTCTTGGATTCCGACGACGGTTTCATTTTATCAGAAGCGGATCTTAAATTAAGAGGTCCCGGGGAACTCCTAGGTGTTCGTCAAAGCGGTCTGCCTGACTTCAGAATCGCCGATCTGAGAGAAGATAGGGAATGGATAGAAGCTAGCAGAGAGGATGCGGAAAAATTCGGAAGTATCGGGGATTTGGAAAAATATGAGATCTCGAATCGTTTTACGGAAGGAGCTCTCCTATTTTCCAACTGA
- a CDS encoding TIGR04452 family lipoprotein: MKRLVTLFLPLMLFMNCYVIDKIGLTIPEKVKGDEAKNRIVTSAVIGASVSPNSSSIIALVSYQLANVDESKYYNKADVDDCANRALLINLSSLKIGGFDCNLVADKVLIPYVY, translated from the coding sequence ATGAAACGACTCGTCACTCTTTTTCTACCGCTCATGCTATTTATGAATTGCTATGTGATAGACAAGATCGGACTTACTATCCCTGAGAAAGTAAAAGGCGATGAGGCTAAGAATAGAATCGTAACGAGCGCAGTAATCGGCGCTTCCGTAAGTCCGAATTCTTCTTCGATCATCGCTTTGGTTTCCTACCAACTTGCCAACGTGGATGAAAGTAAATACTACAATAAAGCGGACGTCGACGATTGCGCAAATAGGGCGCTCTTGATTAACCTAAGTTCGCTCAAGATCGGGGGATTCGACTGTAATTTGGTGGCGGATAAGGTACTTATTCCCTACGTTTACTGA
- a CDS encoding M15 family metallopeptidase: MENMRSQALKFSFFFILLSIVFLAAPDRFAESESDPYLGQLPISYLIGQFPSEKILASYKNPGDSRAFLLRKETLSAYLRLVDAYKKDHPEERQIPFIVSAQRSFNDQKGIWEDKFTGKRKMRETVQGKSPTQIVTLILEFSSAPGTSRHHWGTDIDINALENSYFEKGGRGEKLYQWMIKNASKYGFCQPYSPKSERGNKGYNEEKWHWSYAKLANQFQKDWEEAYKKGTLNLSGKFLGSNVLGELPLEYVHAINPSCRSIR; the protein is encoded by the coding sequence ATGGAAAATATGCGTTCACAGGCCTTAAAGTTTTCCTTCTTTTTCATTTTGCTATCGATCGTGTTTTTAGCGGCTCCTGACCGATTTGCCGAGAGTGAATCAGATCCGTATTTAGGACAATTGCCGATCTCCTATCTAATCGGACAGTTTCCTTCCGAAAAAATTTTAGCTTCGTATAAAAATCCCGGCGATTCCCGAGCATTCCTTTTGCGGAAGGAAACTCTAAGCGCCTATCTAAGATTAGTCGACGCATATAAGAAGGATCATCCCGAAGAAAGACAAATTCCATTCATCGTATCCGCGCAACGTTCCTTCAATGATCAAAAAGGTATCTGGGAGGATAAGTTCACCGGAAAACGAAAGATGAGAGAAACCGTTCAAGGAAAATCGCCGACTCAAATCGTTACGTTAATCCTGGAATTTTCAAGTGCACCGGGAACATCCCGTCATCATTGGGGAACCGATATAGATATAAACGCTTTAGAAAATTCTTATTTTGAGAAAGGCGGGCGCGGGGAAAAGCTCTATCAATGGATGATAAAAAACGCCTCAAAATACGGTTTCTGTCAGCCTTATTCTCCCAAGTCGGAGCGCGGAAATAAAGGATACAACGAAGAAAAATGGCATTGGTCCTACGCAAAATTAGCGAACCAATTTCAAAAAGATTGGGAAGAGGCTTATAAAAAAGGTACCTTAAATTTGTCCGGAAAATTCCTAGGCTCGAACGTTTTAGGAGAATTGCCTCTCGAATACGTCCATGCAATAAATCCTAGTTGCCGGTCAATTCGCTAA
- a CDS encoding proline dehydrogenase family protein, which yields MNVKTDIISEEIASLNEKVIRKGITLFSTSDKFEASIFSSYSFFSKSLSILDDRPNLKVQAFRFADVFPTLKNWKQISDHIRLYFIECPTELPIILKFGLKVLLSNPLSSFMLAQITGKMLLFFARFFIVGENYGQAKKTIYERYRIGISNTIDILGEAVLSETEAAEYSQKYLTLIKDISNDEKLRKLSSFLPNRKADGNVSVKCSALFSQLDPLAFDDSVAALKDRLRPIFELAMSKNIFVNLDLEQYETKEIILTAGLELFSEPLFQDYRHFGLVIQAYLRSSLRDLNRVIEVSKDRKYPLTVRLVKGAYWEYEIVQSRQKGWEPPVFLTKIETDINYEQCTELLLKSHPHIFPAFATHNIRSIAYALTLSDELKIPKEDYEIQMLYGMGDPYKKALRKLGVGVREYSPIGEVIPGMAYLVRRLLENSTNEGFLKNIYSKKTDRTKFLEIDKKANA from the coding sequence ATGAATGTGAAAACCGATATCATTTCCGAAGAAATCGCTTCATTGAACGAAAAGGTAATTCGAAAAGGGATTACTCTCTTCTCGACCAGTGATAAGTTCGAGGCATCGATTTTTAGTTCTTATTCCTTTTTTTCCAAATCGCTTTCTATCTTGGATGACCGACCCAATTTGAAAGTCCAAGCGTTTCGTTTTGCGGACGTTTTTCCCACTTTAAAAAACTGGAAACAAATCTCGGATCATATTCGCTTATATTTTATCGAATGCCCGACCGAACTTCCTATTATATTAAAATTCGGATTAAAGGTTCTCTTATCGAATCCGCTCTCCTCCTTCATGCTCGCTCAAATTACAGGAAAAATGCTCCTTTTCTTTGCCCGATTCTTCATAGTGGGGGAGAATTACGGCCAAGCAAAAAAAACGATATATGAACGTTATAGAATCGGAATATCTAATACGATCGATATTTTAGGGGAAGCGGTTCTTTCGGAGACCGAAGCGGCCGAATATTCGCAAAAATATCTTACTCTGATAAAAGATATTTCCAACGATGAAAAACTTCGAAAGTTAAGCTCATTTTTACCGAATAGAAAAGCCGACGGGAACGTATCCGTAAAATGCTCCGCTCTATTTTCGCAACTCGACCCTTTAGCTTTCGATGATTCGGTTGCGGCGTTAAAGGACAGGTTGCGACCCATTTTCGAATTAGCGATGTCCAAGAATATTTTCGTGAACTTGGATTTAGAACAGTATGAAACAAAGGAAATTATACTGACCGCTGGATTGGAACTATTTTCCGAACCGTTATTTCAGGATTACCGGCATTTCGGACTAGTCATACAGGCTTATCTTCGAAGCTCTTTACGGGATCTAAATAGGGTAATAGAAGTTTCTAAAGATCGAAAATACCCCCTGACAGTTCGATTAGTAAAAGGCGCTTACTGGGAATACGAAATAGTCCAATCCAGACAAAAAGGGTGGGAACCGCCGGTATTTCTTACAAAAATCGAAACCGATATCAACTATGAGCAATGCACGGAATTACTTCTAAAATCTCACCCTCATATTTTTCCCGCATTCGCAACTCATAATATTCGAAGTATCGCTTATGCTCTTACCTTATCCGACGAATTAAAGATTCCAAAAGAAGATTATGAAATTCAAATGTTATATGGAATGGGAGACCCGTATAAGAAGGCGCTCAGGAAATTAGGCGTCGGTGTCCGAGAATATTCTCCAATTGGGGAAGTCATTCCTGGCATGGCATATTTAGTTCGAAGATTATTGGAAAATTCGACTAATGAAGGCTTTCTGAAGAACATTTACTCCAAGAAAACCGACAGAACCAAGTTTTTAGAAATTGATAAGAAGGCAAACGCATGA
- a CDS encoding aldehyde dehydrogenase family protein, which translates to MNFRNDSQALKNEPIRDFSLLEERERLNKALHDIRNRFPLRVFPIVNGKSITVAETHAALNPANLNEKVALIGYADRSLAEQAVSACADFSETWRERDPFERSEILRNAARILRKSKDELTALILLEVGKGIKDTDAEIAEAIDFCEFYAQESDKLASPRFRNLEGEDNSFVYRPRGVTAVIAPWNFPLAILCGMTIAPLVTGNTVIMKPAEQSSAIAWTLFKILIEAGVPVEALQFLPGKGEEIGSYLVNHPKVHTVNFTGSRAVGLQMIRETSGLNLKFIKRVVAEMGGKNAIIVDEDADLDEAVAGSLQSAFGFQGQKCSALSRLIVSDSCYDIFRKRFSEALLSMKAGPPEDPSVKIGPVIDSESKERIERLTKKFDSNLYRKLEISPDLKSKGYFVDPLLLESNDFNSELGQSEFFAPIVTMFRVRNFKEAIEYANGVDYALTGGVYSRNPNNILLAKRSFEVGNLYINRSITGAIVDRQPFGGFKLSGVGAKAGGPDYLKQFLEPVSITENTMRRGFIPEL; encoded by the coding sequence ATGAACTTTAGAAACGACTCGCAAGCTTTAAAAAACGAGCCAATTCGAGACTTCTCGCTCCTGGAAGAACGAGAGAGGTTGAATAAAGCATTGCACGACATTCGAAACCGATTTCCTCTCCGAGTTTTTCCGATCGTAAACGGAAAGAGTATCACTGTAGCTGAAACGCACGCGGCCCTAAACCCTGCGAATCTGAATGAAAAAGTGGCTTTGATCGGATACGCCGATAGAAGCTTGGCGGAACAAGCGGTTTCCGCATGCGCGGATTTTTCGGAAACCTGGAGAGAACGAGACCCGTTCGAACGAAGCGAAATCCTCCGCAACGCTGCCAGAATATTACGTAAATCTAAAGATGAACTTACTGCATTAATATTGCTGGAGGTAGGCAAAGGCATCAAGGATACCGACGCAGAGATTGCGGAAGCGATCGATTTCTGTGAATTTTACGCACAAGAATCGGATAAACTCGCTTCTCCTAGATTCCGAAATCTCGAAGGAGAAGACAATTCGTTCGTATATCGTCCAAGGGGAGTCACTGCAGTGATTGCGCCCTGGAATTTTCCATTAGCGATACTTTGCGGAATGACTATCGCGCCGTTAGTCACCGGCAACACGGTTATTATGAAGCCTGCGGAGCAATCCTCGGCGATAGCTTGGACTTTATTTAAAATCCTGATCGAAGCCGGAGTCCCCGTTGAAGCTCTGCAATTTTTACCCGGTAAAGGGGAAGAGATCGGCTCTTATTTAGTCAATCATCCGAAAGTTCACACCGTTAATTTTACGGGCTCGAGAGCGGTCGGATTGCAAATGATACGCGAAACTTCCGGATTGAATCTGAAATTTATCAAGCGAGTCGTTGCCGAAATGGGAGGAAAAAACGCGATCATCGTCGATGAGGACGCGGACCTAGACGAAGCGGTCGCCGGATCTCTTCAATCGGCATTCGGTTTTCAGGGGCAGAAATGCAGCGCCCTTTCAAGATTGATCGTATCGGATTCTTGCTACGATATTTTTCGTAAGCGGTTTTCGGAAGCCTTGCTCTCCATGAAAGCCGGTCCCCCCGAAGATCCGTCAGTAAAAATCGGGCCTGTTATCGACTCCGAATCGAAAGAAAGGATCGAAAGATTAACGAAAAAATTCGATTCAAACTTATACCGAAAATTGGAAATCTCGCCGGATTTAAAATCGAAAGGATATTTCGTGGATCCATTGCTATTAGAAAGTAACGATTTTAATTCCGAGCTAGGGCAATCCGAATTTTTTGCCCCGATCGTAACCATGTTTAGAGTTCGCAATTTTAAGGAAGCTATCGAGTACGCAAACGGAGTCGATTACGCCCTTACCGGCGGAGTTTATTCACGAAATCCTAATAACATACTATTGGCTAAGCGCTCCTTCGAGGTCGGCAATCTATATATTAATCGATCCATTACCGGAGCGATCGTCGACAGACAACCGTTTGGCGGATTCAAACTCTCCGGAGTCGGAGCGAAGGCAGGTGGACCTGATTATTTAAAACAATTTTTAGAGCCGGTTTCCATAACCGAAAACACGATGCGCCGAGGCTTCATTCCCGAACTATAA
- the galE gene encoding UDP-glucose 4-epimerase GalE: MRVLVTGGAGYIGSHVVALLLEKNYEVLIVDNMEKGNEKNLFPQCEFLQGDIHDRKILEKAFSKKIEAVFHFAAWKAAGESMTDPNKYAMNNIAGSIQLLTFMEEVGTKNFVFSSSAAVYGAPQYLPLDENHPLQPENYYGYTKLAIEENLRWYDRLKGFRYAALRYFNAAGYDPRGRILGLEKTPANLLPIVMEAAVGMRSGMEVFGTDYDTADGSCIRDYIHVSDLASAHVLSLEYLLREGKSLTVNLGTGKGHSVLEILKLAEEVIGKPIPYTISGRRAGDPAKLWAKAELAEKLLGWKCAYSDPKVILETSWKVYKDLL; encoded by the coding sequence GTGAGGGTTCTCGTTACCGGGGGAGCCGGTTATATAGGAAGCCATGTCGTCGCTCTTCTATTAGAGAAAAATTATGAAGTTCTGATAGTGGATAACATGGAAAAGGGGAACGAAAAGAATCTTTTTCCTCAATGCGAGTTTTTACAAGGCGATATCCACGATCGTAAGATTTTAGAGAAAGCGTTCTCTAAAAAAATCGAGGCAGTTTTTCACTTTGCCGCCTGGAAGGCCGCGGGTGAATCGATGACAGATCCTAATAAATACGCGATGAATAATATTGCGGGGTCTATCCAGCTTCTGACATTCATGGAGGAGGTCGGAACGAAAAATTTTGTTTTTTCCTCCTCAGCCGCCGTGTACGGGGCACCGCAATACCTTCCTTTGGATGAAAATCATCCTTTGCAACCGGAGAATTATTACGGTTATACAAAGTTGGCAATCGAAGAAAATTTGAGATGGTATGATCGACTCAAGGGATTTAGATATGCCGCACTTCGGTATTTCAATGCGGCGGGTTACGATCCGCGCGGTAGAATTTTAGGGCTCGAAAAGACTCCTGCGAATTTATTGCCGATCGTCATGGAGGCGGCCGTGGGAATGCGCTCCGGTATGGAAGTATTCGGAACCGATTATGATACGGCGGACGGAAGTTGTATCCGGGATTATATTCATGTTAGCGATCTGGCGTCGGCCCACGTTTTGAGTTTGGAATATCTTCTGCGCGAAGGCAAATCCTTGACGGTCAATTTAGGAACCGGAAAAGGCCATTCAGTATTAGAAATTCTTAAATTGGCAGAAGAAGTGATCGGTAAGCCCATCCCCTATACGATATCCGGGCGTCGCGCGGGCGATCCGGCAAAACTATGGGCGAAGGCTGAACTTGCCGAGAAGCTTTTGGGTTGGAAATGCGCTTATAGCGACCCGAAGGTGATACTCGAGACTAGTTGGAAAGTTTATAAAGACTTGTTATAG
- the lpxA gene encoding acyl-ACP--UDP-N-acetylglucosamine O-acyltransferase codes for MKIHPTAIVDSKAELHESVEVGAYTIIEKDVVVGEGTIIETGARIFSGTKFGKFNHVYHGAVIGVVPQDLGFDPNTPTKTLIGDNNTFKEYSNIHRGTKVDSPTVIGNRNYIMGNVHVGHDSIVGDDNILTHGLVLAGHVTVGNKAFISGLVAVHQFCFVGDYAMVAGCAKVVQDVPPFTTADGNPCTIIGLNTVGLKRGGFSPEVRAAIKQAYKVIYHSGMNYRQALEALEKQGNHIPEVQSIIAFFKNSDRGVMDHR; via the coding sequence ATGAAAATTCACCCTACAGCCATCGTCGATTCAAAGGCGGAATTGCACGAATCCGTTGAAGTGGGAGCATATACGATCATTGAGAAAGACGTGGTCGTCGGCGAAGGAACGATTATCGAAACCGGAGCTCGAATTTTTTCCGGAACGAAATTCGGCAAATTTAATCACGTTTATCACGGAGCAGTTATCGGAGTCGTTCCCCAGGACCTAGGGTTCGATCCGAATACTCCTACTAAAACCCTTATCGGCGATAATAACACGTTTAAGGAATATTCTAATATCCATAGAGGAACCAAAGTCGATTCGCCGACCGTAATCGGAAATCGAAACTATATTATGGGAAATGTGCACGTTGGGCACGACTCCATCGTGGGAGATGATAATATTCTAACCCATGGATTGGTACTGGCGGGACACGTTACGGTTGGGAACAAGGCGTTCATTTCAGGATTGGTTGCCGTCCATCAGTTTTGTTTCGTCGGAGACTATGCGATGGTCGCAGGTTGTGCGAAAGTTGTTCAGGATGTTCCGCCGTTTACTACGGCTGACGGTAATCCCTGCACCATTATAGGGTTGAATACGGTCGGTTTAAAGCGGGGCGGATTTTCTCCCGAAGTTAGGGCAGCGATCAAGCAAGCATATAAAGTCATCTATCATTCCGGCATGAATTATCGCCAAGCTCTAGAAGCGTTAGAAAAGCAAGGAAATCACATTCCGGAAGTTCAAAGTATTATCGCATTTTTTAAAAACAGCGATCGCGGAGTCATGGATCACCGGTGA
- a CDS encoding Hpt domain-containing protein → MLIDWSRLESLKQGDDEEDKLWLEEMVRSLRKNMNSRLENIKSFVAEQKPNELKAELHQTKGVAANFGLIGLQISVTDAETKLKEGDLPGSLKLCAELPELWEKTKMELAPKFPE, encoded by the coding sequence ATGTTAATAGATTGGTCTCGTTTGGAATCTTTAAAACAGGGAGACGACGAAGAGGACAAACTTTGGCTGGAAGAGATGGTCCGCTCCCTGCGTAAGAATATGAATAGTCGTTTGGAAAATATAAAATCATTCGTAGCCGAGCAAAAACCCAACGAGCTCAAGGCCGAATTACACCAAACGAAAGGCGTCGCTGCAAATTTCGGTTTAATCGGTTTGCAAATTTCGGTAACCGATGCTGAAACAAAATTAAAAGAAGGGGATTTGCCGGGAAGCTTGAAGCTATGCGCGGAATTGCCGGAACTCTGGGAAAAAACGAAAATGGAGCTGGCGCCGAAATTCCCCGAATAA
- a CDS encoding N-acetylneuraminate synthase family protein, with the protein MDIVELEKGYPETEAKIKALAGECGNQTEIIRGAVVSDTIHFIGDTRKISEKEGYVKELPGVTRIWNVSLPYKNIARTAAGKNGEVVHRENRIVEVKGQDGLVRKFGTGKHIFLVGPDSPQTYDQTVTIAKQAVEIGKKFGILDRIIFRGGAFKPRTRPTDWRGMGWDGIKLLDRVKEETGLPYVTEVMDHTMAEEVSKHADMIQIGTRNAQDFELLEAVGRTGKPVILKRGFGNEAIEWFSAAEYIANQGNLNIVLCERGVKTLFIKEGYCRNTPDLNVITHAKNQTILPVIFDPSHVAGDDKIVVSNLLASLPFNPDGSITETLHVEEFRKEQMCDAAQALLMSLYEKTVEAILTYEEKIKPLTDQVDSYFLERKGKK; encoded by the coding sequence GTGGACATAGTCGAACTCGAGAAAGGATATCCTGAAACGGAAGCCAAGATCAAGGCTTTAGCCGGGGAATGCGGTAATCAAACGGAGATTATCCGCGGCGCCGTCGTATCGGACACCATCCATTTCATTGGAGATACTCGTAAAATCTCCGAAAAAGAGGGCTATGTGAAGGAGCTTCCAGGAGTAACTCGTATTTGGAACGTATCGCTCCCTTACAAGAATATCGCTCGAACTGCTGCGGGTAAAAACGGAGAAGTCGTTCATCGTGAAAATCGAATTGTGGAAGTGAAGGGTCAGGATGGACTCGTTCGCAAATTCGGAACCGGAAAACATATCTTCCTCGTTGGGCCGGATTCTCCTCAGACGTACGATCAAACGGTTACCATTGCCAAACAGGCGGTAGAAATCGGAAAAAAATTCGGAATCTTAGATAGAATTATTTTCCGAGGCGGTGCGTTCAAACCCAGGACTAGGCCGACGGATTGGAGAGGAATGGGCTGGGATGGTATCAAGCTTTTAGATCGGGTAAAAGAAGAGACAGGACTTCCTTATGTGACGGAAGTAATGGATCATACCATGGCGGAAGAAGTCTCTAAGCACGCAGATATGATCCAGATCGGGACTCGGAACGCTCAGGATTTTGAGCTCCTGGAGGCCGTCGGTCGTACCGGTAAACCTGTCATTTTAAAGAGAGGGTTTGGAAACGAAGCAATCGAATGGTTTTCCGCCGCCGAATACATTGCTAATCAAGGAAATTTGAATATTGTTCTTTGTGAAAGAGGAGTGAAAACCCTTTTCATTAAAGAAGGATATTGCAGAAATACTCCGGATTTAAACGTAATAACTCACGCAAAAAATCAAACGATTTTACCCGTCATTTTCGACCCTAGTCATGTGGCGGGGGACGATAAGATCGTGGTTTCGAACCTTTTAGCTTCCTTGCCGTTTAACCCCGACGGTTCGATAACGGAAACTCTTCACGTGGAGGAATTTCGAAAGGAGCAAATGTGTGACGCTGCGCAGGCGCTTTTGATGAGCTTGTACGAAAAAACCGTCGAAGCGATTCTGACTTATGAAGAAAAAATCAAACCGTTAACCGACCAGGTTGATTCCTATTTTTTGGAACGAAAGGGTAAAAAATAA